The following coding sequences lie in one Mercenaria mercenaria strain notata chromosome 5, MADL_Memer_1, whole genome shotgun sequence genomic window:
- the LOC123557725 gene encoding uncharacterized protein LOC123557725 yields the protein MCSQEWADTNLSNRIEEPTLDSTSRMEKYHFLALCFLLYTLDITLPTQAYLLSNICENNQNADTLIHGDSQNAVNNFAHVISEKRKFDLYGDNETYIGGCRRPALENRHRKGWEYDNVIWVLDCWDPVECLMIETEEYQRDALKLLPFSSSPSGHVNVKTVMLPIDLLTTTSYTFLPDATQKSIFFVTSLLTGCSVFVAKPENSNCNIIVMHSNFLCSSSRRTDYNHKQAMVALESIRKTNKYCTYTVQSIRRWAADINRDIIVEAHYPYANNIFFYSMSYVNFLYGYKVGGVSARWRFCIKGLHNGEPAEHCIDI from the exons ATGTGCAGTCAGGAGTGGGCGGATACAAACTTAAGTAATAGGATAGAG GAGCCTACACTGGACAGTACTAGCAGAATGGAGAAATATCATTTTCTGG CTTTATGCTTTCTTCTCTACACGTTGGACATAACACTTCCGACACAAGCATATCTACTgtcaaatatttgtgaaaataaccAAA ACGCCGACACACTGATACATGGAGACAGCCAAAATGCCGTTAACAACTTTGCCCATGTAATCAGTGAGAAAAGGAAGTTTGACCTCTATGGGGACAATGAAACCTATATCGGTGGTTGCAGAAGACCTGCCCTAGAAAACAGGCACAGAAAAGGATGGGAATATGACAACGTGATATGGGTTTTAGACTGCTGGGATCCAGTTGAATGCCTCATGATTGAAACAGAAGAATATCAAAGAGATGCGTTAAAACTTCTCCCATTCTCATCCTCGCCATCTGGCCACGTCAACGTCAAAACTGTAATGTTGCCGATCGATTTACTTACTACAACATCTTATACATTTCTGCCTGATGCGACCCAGAAAAGCATTTTCTTTGTAACCTCGTTGTTGACAGGCTGCAGTGTCTTCGTCGCCAAACCTGAAAATTCGAACTGTAATATAATCGTGATGCATTCTAACTTCTTATGTTCCAGCTCTCGTCGCACTGACTACAACCACAAGCAGGCTATGGTTGCGCTAGAGTCGATTCGCAAAACAAACAAGTATTGTACGTACACTGTGCAGTCGATACGACGTTGGGCGGCCGATATAAATCGTGACATAATTGTTGAAGCCCATTATCCTTATGCAAACAATATCTTCTTTTACAGTATGAGTTACGTCAATTTCCTCTACGGATATAAAGTAGGTGGAGTCAGCGCTAGATGGCGCTTCTGTATAAAAGGCTTACACAACGGTGAACCAGCAGAACATTGTATTGACATCTAA